In a single window of the Silurus meridionalis isolate SWU-2019-XX chromosome 8, ASM1480568v1, whole genome shotgun sequence genome:
- the LOC124390216 gene encoding protein delta homolog 1-like, whose amino-acid sequence MNRKAFFHSLTLLCLFLLGFNALAKECEFGCNPDHGVCENGECRCNPGWKGATCDQCLPFPGCVHGTCEKAWQCVCEQGWVGRRCDQDSHLCSSKPCSGNSTCIETEEGGYLCICPLGFTGKRCQLKKGQCVINGSPCQNGGTCVDSDGPLSCLCPPGFAGAFCEIDVDACESNPCQNSGTCIGRGLVYACVCPPAFSGPICNISLALCSNTTCSNGATCLPDTSGGTRCICPWWLTGPLCDVHIRTKTKSKPLNISHSSQIAHPFNRLLRHPEHKVLKFTMKDSVHASSLLVTRSQVICFAILGLLTCLVVLGTTSIIYFNRCETWMANTKYTKLMRKQRDFLLRTSDTEHSVHIIIPEKIQLTNYRKNYTTI is encoded by the exons ATGAATAGAAAGGCATTTTTTCACAGCCTGACGTTATTGTGCTTATTTCTACTCGGTTTTAATGCGTTGGCCAAAG AATGCGAATTTGGGTGCAATCCTGACCACGGGGTTTGTGAAAATGGAGAGTGCAG GTGCAACCCCGGCTGGAAGGGTGCGACGTGCGACCAGTGCCTTCCTTTCCCTGGTTGCGTTCATGGAACATGTGAAAAAGCATGGCAGTGTGTGTGCGAGCAGGGTTGGGTGGGCAGGCGATGTGACCAAG ACAGCCATCTGTGTTCGTCAAAGCCCTGCTCTGGCAATTCAACCTGCATTGAAACAGAAGAGGGAGGATATCTTTGTATCTGTCCTCTTGGATTCACAGGCAAAAGATGCCAGCTGAAGAAAGGACAGTGTGTAATAAACGG TTCTCCATGCCAGAACGGAGGAACTTGTGTAGACAGCGATGGCCCCCTGTCTTGCCTCTGTCCTCCCGGATTCGCTGGGGCGTTCTGCGAGATAGACGTCGATGCCTGTGAGTCCAATCCCTGTCAAAACAGTGGAACATGCATCGGTCGTGGACTCGTCTACGCCTGCGTTTGTCCTCCTGCGTTCTCTGGACCCATCTGTAACATCAGCCTGGCTTTGTGCTCTAACACCACCTGTAGCAACGGTGCTACCTGCTTACCCGATACCAGCGGAGGAACCCGATGTATCTGCCCGTGGTGGTTAACAGGGCCTCTGTGTGACGTCCACATCCGAACGAAAACCAAGTCTAAACCACTGAACATAAGCCATTCCTCACAGATTGCTCATCCTTTCAACAGACTCTTGAGACACCCTGAGCACAAGGTCCTAAAGTTCACCATGAAAGATTCTGTGCATGCGTCTTCTCTGCTGGTCACACGCAGCCAAGTCATCTGCTTTGCTATTTTGGGGCTGCTCACCTGCCTGGTGGTCTTGGGGACCACGAGCATCATCTATTTCAATCGCTGCGAGACGTGGATGGCGAACACCAAGTACACCAAGCTGATGCGCAAACAGAGAGACTTCCTCCTAAGAACCAGTGACACAGAGCATTCGGTACACATCATCATACCTGAGAAAATACAACTGACCAATTACAGGAAGAACTACACCACGATATAA